A single region of the Marinobacter nanhaiticus D15-8W genome encodes:
- the leuC gene encoding 3-isopropylmalate dehydratase large subunit: protein MAGKTLFDKIWQAHEICRNDEGQSLLWVDRHLAHEGSFHAFNKLAERDLAVRHPEQTIGIADHYVPTIGRDLIAVQSKVRNVIEQLVENTRRHGVKLIGLDDPRQGIVHVVGPEQGITQPGLLMVCGDSHTSTHGALGALAFGIGASEVAHVLATQTLWQTKPKRMRIRIDGALAPGVTAKDIALAWISILGADGARGYAIEYAGEVIDALSVEARLTLCNLSIEGGGRCGMIAPDDKTIDYVKGRPFSPEGEALEKAEMYWRTLYSDADAEFDREVILDGRDVAPTVTWGVSPEEALPIDGAVPDPEVAGSEAKARQIRDSLDYMGLKPGQKLTDIQVDRVFIGSCTNARIEDLRSAAEVLRGKRCKVGGIVSPGSTQVKAQAEQEGLDKVFTDAGLEWRESGCSMCVGMNGDLIPSGERCASTTNRNFKGRQGPGARTHLMSPAMVAAAAISGHLTDIRDLQG from the coding sequence ATGGCAGGCAAGACACTGTTTGACAAAATCTGGCAGGCACACGAGATCTGCCGGAACGACGAGGGGCAGTCATTGCTCTGGGTGGATCGCCACCTCGCGCACGAAGGGTCCTTTCACGCCTTCAATAAGCTGGCCGAGCGGGACCTTGCCGTTCGCCATCCCGAACAGACCATCGGCATTGCAGATCATTATGTGCCCACCATCGGCCGCGACTTGATTGCCGTCCAGTCCAAGGTTCGCAACGTCATTGAGCAGTTGGTCGAGAACACCCGTCGCCACGGGGTCAAGCTGATCGGTCTGGACGACCCGCGCCAGGGTATTGTCCATGTGGTCGGGCCCGAGCAGGGCATCACCCAGCCCGGCCTGCTCATGGTGTGTGGCGACAGCCATACGTCCACCCACGGGGCGCTTGGCGCGCTGGCCTTCGGTATCGGTGCCTCGGAAGTCGCCCATGTGCTGGCCACCCAGACCCTCTGGCAAACCAAGCCCAAGCGCATGCGCATCCGTATCGATGGCGCGCTCGCACCGGGCGTGACCGCCAAGGACATCGCGCTCGCCTGGATATCGATTCTCGGCGCCGACGGAGCGCGGGGTTATGCCATCGAATACGCGGGTGAGGTGATCGATGCCCTGAGTGTCGAGGCGCGTCTCACGCTGTGCAACCTTTCCATCGAAGGTGGTGGCCGGTGCGGGATGATTGCGCCCGACGACAAAACCATCGATTACGTCAAAGGGCGCCCGTTCTCGCCGGAAGGCGAGGCGCTCGAAAAGGCGGAGATGTATTGGCGCACGCTATACAGCGACGCTGATGCTGAATTCGACCGCGAGGTGATCCTCGACGGCCGGGACGTCGCGCCGACGGTCACCTGGGGCGTCTCGCCTGAAGAGGCCCTGCCCATCGATGGCGCCGTGCCCGATCCTGAGGTTGCCGGATCCGAAGCCAAGGCGCGGCAAATCCGGGACAGTCTCGACTATATGGGGCTCAAGCCCGGACAGAAGCTGACCGATATCCAAGTGGACAGGGTCTTTATTGGTTCCTGCACCAACGCCCGCATCGAAGACCTACGCTCGGCGGCAGAGGTCTTGCGTGGCAAGCGCTGCAAGGTCGGCGGCATCGTCTCTCCCGGTTCTACCCAGGTAAAAGCGCAGGCTGAGCAAGAGGGCCTGGACAAGGTCTTCACGGATGCTGGGCTGGAGTGGCGGGAATCCGGATGCTCCATGTGCGTAGGCATGAACGGCGATCTCATTCCCAGCGGCGAGCGCTGCGCCTCCACGACCAACCGTAACTTCAAGGGCCGCCAGGGACCCGGTGCCCGGACACACCTGATGTCGCCGGCCATGGTGGCGGCCGCCGCCATCAGCGGTCATCTCACCGATATTCGCGATCTGCAGGGGTAA
- a CDS encoding FAD-dependent oxidoreductase: MADVKLDGATRSFDFSLPLVIIGAGACGLVAGLAAKSMGIDAVVLERDAIPRGSTFMSSGFVPAAGTRFQKDAGVDDSADIMAADILRKTHHEADPEIVAQLAKASGEIVEWLADEHGIPFELVEGFLYPGHSRMRMHCTPRRTGEELMACLLNAAEKAGLDVLTEAQVITLHTDEEKRVHGLSYRRPDGAIEQLGCQTLVLACNGYGGNPDLIARHIPQMKDALYFGHKGNQGEAVLWGEAMNASLKDMGAYQGHGSLAWPHQTLISWAVMMQGGIQINREGRRFSNEHGGYSEQAAVVLKQPEGIAFNIFDARIHEQVLQFEDYHYAFNTGAVRVFDSAEALAEGLDLPLEDTRATFDEMERLQAEAGTDRFGRRFDPKLRLAAPYYVIRVTGALFHTQGGLEISTDGRVLDTEGHPLPNLYAGGGAARGVSGASDSGYMSGNGLLSAVVMGAIAGRSAAMAVNDAETTSV, from the coding sequence ATGGCAGACGTCAAGCTGGATGGTGCAACCCGCTCCTTCGACTTTTCACTGCCACTGGTGATCATCGGCGCCGGTGCTTGCGGACTGGTCGCTGGCCTGGCGGCCAAATCGATGGGTATCGACGCCGTCGTCCTCGAGCGTGACGCCATACCGCGCGGCAGTACTTTCATGTCTTCAGGTTTCGTGCCGGCGGCGGGAACGCGATTCCAAAAGGACGCGGGTGTCGATGACTCTGCGGACATCATGGCAGCGGACATCCTGCGCAAGACACACCATGAAGCCGACCCGGAAATCGTCGCCCAGCTGGCCAAAGCCTCGGGCGAAATCGTTGAGTGGCTGGCCGATGAGCATGGCATCCCGTTCGAACTGGTAGAGGGCTTCCTCTACCCTGGTCACAGCCGAATGCGCATGCATTGCACACCGCGGCGGACCGGGGAAGAGCTGATGGCGTGCCTGCTTAATGCCGCGGAGAAGGCAGGGCTCGATGTCCTCACCGAAGCCCAGGTCATCACGTTGCATACCGACGAGGAAAAACGGGTACACGGCCTGTCCTACCGCCGACCCGACGGCGCCATTGAACAGCTGGGCTGCCAGACCCTGGTGCTCGCCTGCAATGGCTACGGGGGCAACCCCGACCTGATCGCTCGCCACATCCCCCAGATGAAGGATGCGCTCTACTTCGGTCATAAAGGCAACCAGGGCGAAGCCGTCCTTTGGGGCGAAGCCATGAACGCCAGTCTCAAGGACATGGGCGCCTACCAGGGTCATGGCTCCCTAGCCTGGCCGCACCAGACGCTGATTTCCTGGGCGGTAATGATGCAGGGTGGTATCCAGATCAACCGTGAAGGGCGGCGATTCTCCAACGAACACGGCGGCTATTCCGAACAGGCCGCCGTCGTCCTCAAGCAACCGGAGGGCATTGCCTTCAACATCTTCGACGCCCGCATCCATGAGCAGGTGCTGCAGTTCGAAGACTATCATTACGCGTTCAACACCGGCGCCGTGCGGGTTTTCGACTCGGCGGAGGCGCTGGCCGAAGGACTGGATTTGCCGCTAGAGGACACACGCGCCACTTTCGACGAAATGGAACGGCTGCAAGCTGAGGCGGGCACAGATCGATTCGGACGTCGCTTCGACCCGAAACTGCGTCTGGCCGCGCCCTACTACGTCATACGTGTGACCGGCGCCCTCTTCCATACCCAGGGCGGCCTTGAGATTTCGACCGACGGCCGTGTACTCGATACCGAAGGCCACCCGCTGCCCAACCTCTATGCAGGCGGCGGCGCAGCTCGTGGTGTCTCCGGTGCCAGCGATAGCGGATATATGTCCGGCAATGGATTGCTCAGCGCCGTGGTCATGGGCGCAATAGCCGGCCGCTCCGCAGCGATGGCCGTCAACGATGCCGAGACGACGAGCGTCTGA
- the dctP gene encoding TRAP transporter substrate-binding protein DctP, with protein sequence MKNPIRTLTGALSLFLALNASAEEQQLKAVHAFPTSLIYTQSFLDFVDEVNEKGKGVINIRVLGGPEVIGLSQQPTAVRNGVVDMAYTAASFYADKLPERDALISSNTNAIYARESGGLDLLNEIHQKKMGVYYLGWFDSGVKYNLYTVNEPKLDNEGNLDMSGIRLRSNPVYNAFFTDYLKAQPISLPTTDVYSALERSTVDSTGWTQIGMKDLNWDKFLNYRIDPAFYSTDMGAIVNLKSWNKLSDEAKEILQSVAIKHERESAEAFDALASKQQAELDESGMTPFVLKGDAADTYLKAAKEASLNRMRSHMERQPGGLENAKELVEKFNEPQQN encoded by the coding sequence ATGAAAAATCCAATTCGTACACTGACGGGCGCTCTCTCTCTATTCCTGGCACTGAATGCGTCGGCCGAAGAACAGCAGCTCAAGGCTGTTCACGCGTTCCCGACATCGCTGATCTACACCCAGAGCTTTCTCGACTTCGTTGATGAGGTCAACGAGAAGGGGAAGGGCGTCATCAATATTCGCGTCCTGGGTGGTCCGGAGGTTATTGGCCTGTCCCAGCAGCCCACTGCGGTGCGTAACGGCGTGGTCGACATGGCCTACACGGCCGCCAGCTTCTACGCCGACAAGCTCCCGGAACGCGATGCGCTGATCTCATCCAACACCAATGCCATCTACGCCCGTGAATCCGGTGGTCTCGACCTGCTGAACGAGATCCACCAGAAGAAGATGGGTGTCTACTATCTGGGCTGGTTCGACAGCGGGGTTAAGTACAATCTTTACACCGTGAACGAGCCTAAGCTGGATAACGAAGGCAACCTGGATATGTCCGGCATTCGCCTTCGCAGTAACCCGGTCTACAACGCATTCTTCACCGATTACCTGAAGGCCCAGCCCATCAGTCTGCCGACCACTGACGTCTATTCGGCCCTTGAGCGCAGCACCGTGGATTCAACGGGCTGGACCCAGATCGGCATGAAGGACCTGAACTGGGACAAGTTCCTCAACTACCGCATCGATCCTGCATTCTACTCAACGGATATGGGTGCCATCGTCAACCTCAAGAGCTGGAACAAGCTGAGCGACGAGGCAAAGGAAATCCTGCAAAGCGTGGCGATCAAGCATGAGCGGGAAAGTGCCGAAGCGTTCGATGCCCTGGCCAGTAAGCAGCAAGCCGAGCTCGATGAGAGCGGTATGACGCCCTTCGTGCTGAAAGGCGACGCCGCTGATACCTATCTCAAGGCAGCCAAGGAAGCGTCGCTGAACCGTATGCGCTCCCACATGGAGCGGCAGCCGGGCGGCCTGGAGAATGCCAAGGAGCTGGTCGAGAAATTCAACGAGCCGCAACAGAACTAA
- a CDS encoding nuclear transport factor 2 family protein, translating to MPMLQVNLLSGYSGELKMRLMRALTAVIRGTTRAKPEAITVWLNEVDPSAYSRGGLSRQPGPEARDPEALVHDYLEAMQKRDLRSAHECLADDFVMTFPGSGQLSSLRQLVDWAKDRYRYVDKTITSTNVSYEMNKVVVFVSGTLSGEWPDGERFDGVRFIDRFEIVHDRLVRQDVWNDLANTRP from the coding sequence ATGCCAATGCTACAGGTCAATTTGTTATCGGGGTATAGCGGCGAATTGAAGATGCGCCTGATGCGCGCGCTGACGGCCGTCATCAGGGGAACAACCCGGGCCAAACCCGAAGCTATCACGGTATGGCTCAACGAAGTCGATCCTTCGGCCTACAGCCGCGGCGGCCTCTCTCGCCAGCCCGGCCCCGAAGCCCGGGATCCGGAAGCGCTGGTCCATGATTATCTGGAGGCGATGCAGAAGCGCGATCTCAGGAGCGCCCATGAATGTCTTGCCGATGATTTCGTCATGACCTTTCCCGGTAGCGGACAACTTTCCTCCCTGCGCCAACTGGTGGACTGGGCAAAGGACCGCTATCGCTACGTCGACAAGACCATCACCTCGACCAATGTCAGCTACGAAATGAACAAGGTGGTGGTGTTCGTTTCTGGAACGCTGTCGGGCGAGTGGCCGGATGGTGAGCGTTTCGATGGCGTCCGTTTTATCGACCGGTTCGAAATCGTCCACGACCGGTTGGTCCGCCAGGACGTGTGGAACGATCTGGCCAACACCCGCCCCTAA
- a CDS encoding integrase core domain-containing protein — protein sequence MGYTSYGMGKEDAPMPWKETCVMDLKMQLIAAWLQGGHGVSDLARGYGISRKTAYKWIRRYQEEGAGGLQERSRAPHYCPHAVTEDVAEQIVAIKKVHPSFGPKKVLDRLRELEPAMALPADSTAGEILKAAGLVKKRRYKRPYPADPQPFELGDRNNALWSVDYKGQYRTAGGRWCYPLTVTDNASRYVLGCHGVSATDYVQAKPIMEWVFHEYGLPEGILSDNGAPFASRSAGGLTRLSKWWVELGIGVHRSKPGTPTQNARHERMHGSLNRAVGGRMRGTSLMQQQTTLQAFREEFNEQRSHEALGRQTPASVYQPSRRRYSPVLRPIEYNVDQAVRNVRHNGEIKWQGHLIYISGLLARHRVGLQEVENDRVEVRYSTHLLGHINLKTARLEPACEWHAGE from the coding sequence ATGGGTTACACAAGTTACGGTATGGGCAAGGAGGACGCGCCCATGCCCTGGAAAGAGACTTGTGTAATGGATCTGAAGATGCAGTTGATCGCGGCCTGGCTGCAGGGCGGGCACGGTGTAAGCGATCTGGCCCGCGGCTACGGCATTAGCCGCAAGACGGCTTACAAGTGGATCAGGCGCTACCAGGAGGAAGGTGCCGGTGGGCTGCAGGAGCGCTCCCGAGCGCCGCACTATTGCCCACATGCAGTGACGGAGGACGTGGCTGAACAGATTGTGGCGATCAAGAAAGTCCATCCCAGCTTTGGCCCCAAGAAGGTTCTGGACCGCTTGCGTGAGCTAGAACCGGCGATGGCATTGCCGGCAGACAGCACGGCCGGTGAGATACTCAAAGCGGCGGGTCTGGTCAAGAAACGGCGCTACAAGCGGCCGTACCCGGCCGACCCGCAACCGTTTGAACTGGGTGATCGCAATAATGCGCTGTGGAGTGTGGACTACAAGGGGCAGTACCGGACGGCCGGCGGGCGCTGGTGTTATCCGCTCACGGTAACCGACAATGCCAGCCGTTATGTCTTGGGCTGTCATGGCGTGAGCGCAACAGACTACGTCCAGGCGAAGCCGATTATGGAATGGGTTTTCCATGAGTACGGTCTGCCGGAGGGGATCTTGTCCGACAACGGGGCGCCCTTCGCCAGTCGCTCAGCAGGAGGTCTGACGCGACTGTCGAAATGGTGGGTCGAGCTGGGCATTGGGGTGCATCGTAGCAAGCCGGGAACGCCCACACAGAATGCCCGTCACGAGCGCATGCACGGTTCACTGAATCGAGCAGTGGGTGGACGGATGCGCGGGACAAGCTTGATGCAGCAACAGACCACGCTGCAGGCATTCCGTGAGGAGTTTAACGAACAACGCAGCCATGAGGCGCTGGGCAGGCAAACACCGGCCAGCGTGTATCAGCCCTCAAGGCGTCGGTACTCGCCCGTGCTGCGCCCGATTGAATATAACGTGGACCAGGCGGTTCGCAACGTTCGTCACAACGGCGAAATCAAGTGGCAGGGCCATCTGATCTACATCAGCGGGCTGTTAGCCAGACATCGCGTAGGCCTGCAAGAGGTGGAGAATGACCGGGTCGAGGTGCGATACAGCACCCATCTGCTCGGTCATATTAACCTCAAAACCGCGCGATTGGAGCCCGCATGCGAGTGGCATGCGGGGGAATAG
- a CDS encoding polysaccharide deacetylase family protein — protein MKESLGVYDYWPYKDRPKIRWPNGAKVAFWVAPNIEFYELDPPDNPYRKAWPQPSPALPGYTIRDYGNRVGHRRQMALLDKYGIRGSVSLSVALCEHYPEIIEMCQERDWELFSHGIYNTRYTYGLSEQQERDMIRDSIETIYRHTGQKCAGYLAPALSHSERTLDLFAEVGTELFGDEAGIYTCDLFHDDQPTPVSVRSGKRFISIPYSLEMNDTIVYAVNKVEPRHYGEILKRHFDRLYQEGEESGTVMCIPTHNYQVSCPHRIKAFEEVLEYITGHSDVWVATGREIADYYLEHYYDAALDDIERKKGSVK, from the coding sequence ATGAAAGAGAGTCTTGGCGTTTACGATTATTGGCCCTACAAGGACCGCCCCAAGATCCGCTGGCCCAACGGCGCCAAGGTCGCCTTCTGGGTCGCGCCCAATATCGAATTCTATGAGCTGGACCCGCCGGACAACCCCTACCGGAAGGCCTGGCCCCAGCCCAGCCCCGCACTCCCGGGCTATACCATCCGCGACTATGGCAACCGCGTGGGTCACCGCCGCCAGATGGCGCTGCTCGACAAATACGGTATCCGCGGGTCCGTCTCCCTCTCCGTCGCCCTGTGCGAGCACTACCCCGAGATTATCGAGATGTGCCAGGAGCGCGACTGGGAACTCTTCAGCCATGGCATCTACAACACCCGCTATACCTACGGCCTGAGCGAGCAGCAGGAACGCGACATGATTCGCGATTCCATCGAAACCATCTATCGCCATACCGGGCAGAAATGTGCCGGGTATCTCGCGCCCGCCCTGTCCCACTCGGAACGCACACTCGACCTGTTTGCCGAAGTGGGCACCGAACTCTTCGGCGACGAGGCGGGCATATACACCTGCGACCTGTTCCATGACGACCAGCCCACCCCGGTGTCGGTACGCAGTGGCAAGCGATTCATCTCGATCCCCTATTCACTGGAGATGAACGACACCATCGTTTACGCGGTCAACAAAGTCGAACCGCGCCACTACGGTGAAATCCTCAAACGCCACTTCGACCGTCTATATCAGGAAGGCGAGGAATCCGGCACCGTCATGTGCATCCCTACCCACAACTACCAGGTGAGCTGTCCGCACCGGATCAAGGCCTTCGAAGAAGTCCTCGAGTACATCACCGGCCACAGCGACGTCTGGGTAGCGACTGGTCGGGAAATCGCCGACTACTACCTTGAGCACTACTACGATGCCGCGCTGGACGATATCGAACGGAAAAAGGGGAGTGTGAAATGA
- the leuD gene encoding 3-isopropylmalate dehydratase small subunit — protein MEPLVKVSSPACPLPLENVDTDQLIPARFMKESRAKGYGGFLLHDHRFDAEGKPRDFILNHEQAAGSEILVARRNFGGGSSREAAVYAMVDFGFRCVVAPSFGDIFASNAVNNGLLPAVVSEADAERLLDALAGEPRPVTVDLKSQAITFQGGEVSFDVNPTWKEKLLNGWDDIDLTLARTPDIERFREDYLDQYPWLA, from the coding sequence ATGGAACCTTTGGTGAAAGTCTCATCGCCGGCGTGCCCGCTGCCGCTCGAGAATGTCGATACGGACCAGTTGATCCCGGCCCGGTTCATGAAGGAGTCGAGGGCCAAGGGCTACGGCGGCTTCCTGCTCCACGACCACCGCTTCGACGCGGAGGGCAAACCCCGGGACTTTATCCTCAATCACGAACAGGCCGCCGGCTCGGAAATCCTGGTGGCCCGTCGAAACTTCGGTGGTGGCTCCTCACGGGAAGCGGCGGTATACGCCATGGTCGATTTCGGCTTCCGTTGCGTTGTTGCGCCGAGTTTCGGCGATATCTTTGCCTCCAATGCGGTCAACAACGGTTTGTTGCCTGCCGTGGTGAGCGAAGCGGATGCCGAGCGTCTGTTGGACGCGCTTGCAGGCGAGCCCAGGCCGGTCACGGTCGATCTGAAATCCCAGGCCATCACGTTTCAAGGGGGCGAGGTTTCGTTCGACGTAAACCCGACCTGGAAGGAAAAACTGCTCAACGGTTGGGACGACATCGACCTGACCCTCGCCAGGACGCCGGACATCGAGCGGTTCAGGGAAGACTATCTGGACCAGTACCCATGGCTGGCCTGA
- a CDS encoding GntR family transcriptional regulator: protein MVTSLSANGPGGTKSHQLFLLLKDAIVSGRMSPGSKIPGELRLAEEHQVSRVTVRRALEALTEEGLISRKPGVGTLVCERPVGATVMSASVSNLLPNMVKLGESSRVRLLEFGYGLPSETIQGRLKLAPGERTQRSIRVRLAEDKPFSYLTTHVPEHIALSYDEADLATTPLFALLERSGVHVDHATQSISAVLATKDVAEALDVSVGSPLISLTRVVFDKNGQGVEYLHALYRPDRYRIEIDLSRAGDEDERYWQPMATTKS from the coding sequence ATGGTGACATCCTTATCCGCTAATGGGCCTGGTGGTACCAAGTCGCATCAGCTGTTTCTTCTATTGAAAGACGCGATCGTCAGCGGTCGGATGAGCCCGGGCTCGAAAATACCGGGCGAGCTGAGGTTGGCCGAGGAGCACCAGGTATCCCGGGTCACGGTGCGTCGGGCCCTGGAAGCCCTGACCGAAGAAGGGCTGATCAGCCGGAAGCCGGGGGTCGGCACGCTGGTCTGCGAGCGCCCTGTGGGCGCGACCGTTATGAGTGCGAGCGTCTCCAACCTGCTGCCCAATATGGTCAAGCTGGGTGAGAGTTCCCGGGTGCGCCTTCTGGAGTTTGGGTACGGGTTGCCATCCGAAACCATTCAGGGGCGGCTGAAACTGGCGCCCGGCGAGCGAACCCAGCGTTCGATCCGGGTGCGTCTCGCAGAAGACAAACCTTTCTCCTACCTCACAACCCATGTTCCGGAGCACATTGCGCTGAGCTACGACGAAGCCGATCTGGCGACGACGCCCCTGTTTGCGTTACTTGAACGAAGTGGTGTGCATGTGGACCACGCGACCCAGAGCATTTCCGCAGTACTTGCCACCAAGGACGTGGCCGAGGCCCTCGACGTGTCAGTGGGCTCACCCTTGATTTCCCTCACCCGTGTTGTCTTCGACAAGAATGGCCAGGGCGTGGAGTACCTCCATGCGCTCTATCGGCCTGACCGCTACCGCATCGAGATCGATCTGAGCCGGGCTGGCGACGAGGACGAGCGCTACTGGCAGCCGATGGCTACAACGAAATCCTGA
- a CDS encoding isochorismatase family protein: MQTTDKTAKEIFFDVMANPQRVPFGFGKKAVLVNVDPQKAYTRTDLYKTAYETDPRQLEYVNALAERFRRLGWPVVWTHVAFLDSAEDAGVWGTRTDTPDSLQNIKYGSDRAAFDERVNIDYDRDVVYTKRMPSAFFETPLQSLLVWHQVDTVIVTGGSTSGCIRATAVESLSRGYRTIVPEECVADKHESYHYANLTDLHLKYADVVKVQSALDWLDQQAAEKA; this comes from the coding sequence ATGCAAACGACCGACAAAACCGCAAAAGAGATCTTCTTTGACGTCATGGCGAACCCGCAGCGGGTTCCTTTCGGTTTTGGCAAGAAAGCGGTGCTGGTGAACGTCGACCCGCAAAAGGCCTATACCCGGACCGACCTCTACAAGACCGCCTATGAGACCGATCCGCGTCAGCTGGAATACGTCAACGCCCTCGCCGAACGTTTCCGCCGGCTGGGTTGGCCGGTCGTCTGGACCCACGTCGCGTTCCTGGATTCGGCCGAAGACGCCGGCGTGTGGGGCACGCGTACCGATACCCCAGACTCTCTCCAGAACATCAAGTACGGGTCTGATCGCGCCGCCTTCGACGAGCGCGTGAACATCGATTACGACCGGGACGTCGTCTACACCAAGCGCATGCCGTCCGCCTTCTTCGAGACGCCCTTGCAGTCATTGCTGGTATGGCACCAGGTGGACACCGTTATCGTTACCGGCGGTTCCACCTCCGGCTGCATCCGGGCGACGGCGGTCGAGAGCCTCTCGCGCGGCTACCGTACGATCGTTCCGGAAGAGTGCGTGGCCGACAAGCACGAGAGCTACCACTACGCCAACCTGACCGATCTGCACCTGAAGTACGCGGATGTGGTCAAGGTCCAGAGCGCGCTGGACTGGCTGGACCAGCAGGCCGCCGAAAAAGCGTAA
- a CDS encoding isocitrate lyase/PEP mutase family protein: MPATQNAVPSMALKDKLHNPEIVVAPGVYDALSASLAEQAGFDTVYLSGASIAYTKLGRPDIGLMSLTEVNDSLAHIRERTDISIVVDCDTGFGNALNVMRSVRMLERSGANAIQLEDQTYPKRCGHLQGKTLVSTGEMVGKVKAALDARHSDQTLIIGRTDAIAAEGLESALERANAYYEAGADVIFVEGIRSADQVQQVMGQFGGRIPVMANMVEGGDTPLQDASTLQSLGFSMVIFPGALVRALTHMASRFFETLKADGTTDNFRDQMFDFKQLNDYLGTQTMLELGERYEDSAR, translated from the coding sequence ATGCCAGCAACCCAAAACGCCGTCCCGTCGATGGCCCTTAAAGACAAGCTGCACAATCCGGAGATTGTGGTGGCGCCAGGCGTCTATGATGCACTGAGCGCTTCCCTGGCCGAACAGGCCGGCTTCGACACCGTCTATCTTTCCGGTGCCAGTATCGCCTACACCAAACTGGGCCGCCCCGACATTGGCCTGATGAGCCTGACCGAGGTCAACGACTCGCTTGCACATATCCGCGAGCGCACGGATATTTCCATCGTCGTTGATTGCGATACCGGTTTCGGCAACGCGCTGAACGTTATGCGCAGTGTGCGCATGCTTGAACGCTCCGGCGCCAACGCGATCCAGCTGGAAGACCAGACCTATCCAAAGCGCTGCGGACACCTTCAGGGCAAGACCCTGGTCAGCACCGGTGAAATGGTCGGCAAGGTTAAGGCGGCGCTCGATGCCCGCCATAGCGATCAGACCCTCATCATTGGTCGTACCGATGCCATCGCTGCGGAAGGCCTGGAAAGCGCGCTCGAGCGGGCGAATGCCTACTACGAGGCCGGCGCCGACGTTATCTTCGTCGAGGGTATCCGTTCGGCCGATCAGGTACAGCAGGTCATGGGCCAGTTCGGCGGTCGCATTCCGGTCATGGCCAACATGGTCGAGGGCGGCGACACGCCGCTGCAGGATGCCAGCACCCTGCAATCGCTGGGATTCTCGATGGTGATCTTTCCAGGCGCACTGGTTCGCGCACTGACCCATATGGCCTCCCGCTTCTTCGAAACGTTGAAAGCCGATGGAACCACCGACAATTTCCGCGACCAGATGTTCGACTTCAAACAGCTGAACGACTACCTGGGCACACAAACGATGCTTGAACTGGGCGAGCGTTACGAAGATAGCGCACGCTGA
- a CDS encoding polysaccharide deacetylase family protein — protein sequence MSLDNDYLEYPWRAYGNDHERYDWSMLADRPAVTWPGDKPLAVWINTSLEFYPLNQQGKPFKVPNGMKMPYPDLRHFTLRDYGNRVGIYRCLKAFERFGIRPTFAINTQLAQDTPYLLEQLLAFDGEILCHGWNMDHLHYGGQDKDEEAELVKRSVDTLQELTGRSVRGWLSPAKNQSWNTPDLLAANGIEYCCDWVNDDMPYAFRTENGPLTMMPLSTELEDQFVIGQNLHSEDSWVEQVKDACDFLLEEAATQGGRMLALNIHPWLIGQPHRISSLEAVLEYIAGRDDIWQAPAGEILDAFTAQTAKED from the coding sequence ATGAGCCTCGACAACGATTATCTCGAGTACCCCTGGCGCGCCTACGGCAACGACCATGAACGCTATGACTGGTCGATGCTGGCCGATCGGCCAGCCGTTACCTGGCCTGGTGACAAGCCCCTGGCGGTATGGATCAATACGTCTCTAGAATTCTATCCGCTCAACCAGCAAGGCAAGCCGTTCAAGGTCCCCAACGGCATGAAAATGCCTTACCCGGATCTGCGGCATTTCACCCTCCGTGACTACGGCAACCGGGTTGGCATCTACCGCTGCCTGAAGGCGTTCGAGCGCTTCGGCATCCGCCCGACCTTCGCCATCAACACCCAACTGGCGCAGGACACGCCCTACCTGCTGGAGCAGTTGCTGGCATTCGACGGCGAGATCCTTTGCCACGGCTGGAACATGGATCACCTGCATTACGGCGGTCAGGACAAGGACGAGGAAGCAGAGCTGGTGAAGCGCTCTGTCGATACCCTGCAGGAACTGACAGGACGCTCCGTCCGGGGCTGGCTCAGCCCGGCCAAGAACCAGAGCTGGAACACGCCGGACCTCCTGGCGGCCAACGGCATCGAATACTGTTGCGACTGGGTGAACGACGACATGCCCTATGCGTTCAGGACCGAAAACGGCCCGCTGACCATGATGCCCCTGTCCACCGAACTCGAAGATCAGTTCGTGATTGGCCAGAACCTCCATTCCGAGGATTCCTGGGTCGAACAGGTCAAGGATGCCTGTGACTTCCTGCTGGAAGAGGCAGCAACCCAGGGCGGCCGCATGCTCGCTCTCAACATCCACCCATGGCTGATCGGCCAGCCCCACCGTATCAGCAGCCTGGAAGCCGTGCTCGAATACATCGCCGGCCGCGATGACATCTGGCAGGCGCCCGCTGGTGAGATCCTGGATGCATTCACCGCGCAGACTGCAAAAGAGGACTGA